The Xenorhabdus doucetiae genome has a window encoding:
- a CDS encoding YlcI/YnfO family protein, which yields MATKAVNAKSKKLEARVPHELVDSMEKFKEEGESTAQFIISAMSGEIKRRQRKTKASSE from the coding sequence ATGGCTACGAAAGCAGTAAACGCAAAATCAAAAAAGTTAGAAGCCCGTGTACCACATGAGCTTGTTGATTCAATGGAAAAATTTAAAGAAGAAGGCGAAAGCACCGCGCAATTCATCATTTCTGCTATGTCAGGCGAAATCAAACGCCGCCAGCGTAAAACTAAAGCATCATCTGAATAA
- a CDS encoding helix-turn-helix transcriptional regulator, whose translation MTIQYNSPTPEERRSILSDYGEPYDRLVREKERHHITSISRTSAWKLENEGRFPARKPLGRNSCAWLLSDLLHWVHNPPIVENINNPYSRKPTN comes from the coding sequence ATGACCATTCAGTATAATTCTCCTACACCAGAAGAACGCCGTTCTATCCTTTCCGACTATGGCGAACCTTATGATCGCCTTGTCCGCGAAAAGGAACGCCATCACATTACCTCTATTTCCAGAACGTCAGCATGGAAATTGGAAAATGAAGGGCGCTTCCCCGCCCGTAAGCCATTAGGCCGCAATTCTTGTGCTTGGTTGCTCAGTGATTTGTTGCACTGGGTACATAATCCGCCAATCGTAGAAAATATAAATAATCCGTATAGCCGCAAACCTACCAATTAA
- a CDS encoding tyrosine-type recombinase/integrase yields MAAELNKLSDKKLKNLHGKERDNIEFFADGAGLSAKASKAGGISWVFTYRLDGKKLNRLTIGRYPDMPLKQARETRDKCRNWLASGKDPKLQFNLVMQESLKPVTVKDAIEYWIEHYGRENRVNIDTLILQLEKHIYPYIGEMALSDCETIYWLQCFDGMKKKAPVAAGSVFQLCKQALKFCRVRRYAISHVLDDLTIQDVGKKQNKGHRYLEDNELGQLWESINTGIYLPYYNNLLKILVVFGCRTREIRLSKCLEWNFNSMLWTVPKENSKTGEKIIRPIPEYMKAFLENLVYQNNKSGYLLGEFKKLEAVAQYGRKIWKKLEHDEEWSLHDLRRTFATKLNDMGIAPHIVEQLLGHALPGIMAIYNKSQYLPEKLDALNKWCERLDVLAGNYENVVILKAVQ; encoded by the coding sequence ATGGCTGCCGAACTAAACAAGCTCAGTGACAAAAAACTTAAAAATTTGCACGGAAAAGAAAGGGATAATATTGAGTTTTTTGCTGATGGTGCTGGGTTGAGTGCCAAAGCATCTAAAGCAGGAGGTATTAGCTGGGTTTTTACTTATCGACTTGATGGTAAAAAGTTAAACCGCCTTACCATTGGGCGCTATCCTGATATGCCCCTCAAACAAGCTCGTGAAACACGGGACAAATGCCGTAACTGGTTGGCGTCCGGTAAAGATCCAAAGCTCCAATTTAACTTGGTGATGCAGGAATCATTAAAACCAGTCACCGTAAAAGATGCTATCGAATATTGGATAGAGCACTACGGTAGAGAGAATCGAGTGAATATCGATACCCTCATTCTTCAATTAGAGAAACATATTTATCCTTATATTGGTGAAATGGCATTGTCTGACTGTGAAACAATATATTGGCTGCAATGCTTTGATGGAATGAAAAAGAAAGCTCCAGTGGCTGCTGGTTCTGTATTTCAATTGTGCAAGCAAGCTCTAAAATTTTGCCGAGTCAGAAGGTATGCGATCAGCCATGTATTGGATGATTTAACTATTCAGGATGTTGGAAAAAAACAGAATAAAGGTCATCGGTATTTAGAAGATAATGAACTTGGTCAATTATGGGAATCCATAAATACAGGTATCTACCTACCTTATTATAATAATTTATTGAAAATATTGGTTGTATTTGGTTGTCGGACACGAGAAATCAGGTTGTCGAAATGTTTAGAATGGAATTTTAATTCTATGTTATGGACTGTTCCAAAAGAAAATAGCAAGACAGGTGAGAAAATTATTCGTCCAATACCGGAATATATGAAAGCTTTCTTAGAAAACCTTGTTTATCAAAACAATAAAAGTGGTTACCTCTTAGGAGAATTTAAAAAACTTGAAGCAGTCGCCCAATATGGCAGAAAAATATGGAAAAAATTAGAGCATGACGAGGAATGGTCTTTGCATGACTTAAGGCGAACGTTTGCAACTAAATTAAATGACATGGGCATAGCGCCACATATCGTAGAACAGCTTCTAGGCCATGCCTTACCGGGCATTATGGCTATATATAACAAGAGCCAATACTTGCCAGAGAAGTTAGACGCTTTAAACAAATGGTGCGAGCGACTGGATGTATTGGCGGGTAATTATGAGAATGTGGTTATATTAAAAGCAGTTCAATAA
- a CDS encoding quinone oxidoreductase, which produces MAKHIEFSATGSPEVLRYCEFTPAAPAPDEVQVENKAIGINYIDTYIRSGLYPPANLPTGLGTEAAGVVTQVGSKVTSIKVGDRVVYAQSASGAYSEIHNVPESKLALLPDEISFEQAAASFLKGLTVYYLFNLTYKIQPGETILFHAAAGGVGLIACQWAKSLGAKLIGTVGSDEKAALAKAAGAWQTINYRRENIVERVLTFTGGEKVGVVYDSVGQETWLDSLDCLKRQGLMVSFGNASGPVTGVNLGILNQKGSLFLTRPSLNGYITSREELAEASKALFDLIASGKINVDVPEDQKFPLSEAVRAHQTLESRATHGSSLLIP; this is translated from the coding sequence ATGGCAAAACACATTGAATTTTCGGCTACAGGCAGTCCAGAAGTACTCCGATATTGTGAATTTACACCTGCTGCCCCTGCACCTGATGAAGTCCAAGTCGAAAACAAAGCTATCGGCATTAATTATATCGATACCTACATACGCAGTGGTTTATATCCGCCGGCCAATCTGCCTACTGGGTTGGGAACAGAAGCCGCGGGAGTTGTTACTCAAGTTGGATCAAAAGTGACGTCCATTAAAGTCGGTGATCGTGTGGTTTATGCCCAGTCTGCCTCAGGGGCTTACAGTGAAATACATAACGTTCCTGAAAGCAAATTAGCCTTGTTGCCTGATGAGATCTCATTCGAACAAGCGGCTGCGTCATTTTTAAAAGGTTTAACCGTTTATTATCTGTTCAATCTGACCTATAAGATCCAGCCAGGAGAAACTATTCTGTTCCATGCTGCTGCCGGTGGCGTTGGTTTAATTGCCTGCCAATGGGCAAAATCACTGGGTGCAAAGTTGATTGGAACGGTCGGCTCAGACGAAAAAGCCGCGCTTGCCAAAGCAGCGGGAGCGTGGCAAACCATCAACTATCGTCGCGAGAATATTGTAGAACGTGTCTTAACGTTTACTGGCGGGGAAAAAGTCGGCGTTGTCTATGATTCTGTCGGCCAGGAGACATGGCTCGATTCACTCGATTGCCTGAAACGCCAAGGTTTGATGGTCAGTTTCGGTAACGCATCGGGGCCGGTCACAGGGGTAAATTTAGGTATTCTCAATCAAAAAGGTTCACTGTTTCTCACCCGCCCTTCTCTTAACGGCTATATCACCAGCCGCGAAGAGTTGGCAGAAGCCAGCAAGGCACTGTTTGATTTAATTGCCAGCGGCAAAATCAATGTGGATGTACCGGAGGATCAGAAGTTTCCATTGAGCGAAGCGGTAAGAGCACACCAGACACTGGAAAGCCGTGCTACTCACGGTTCCAGCTTATTAATTCCATAA
- the dusA gene encoding tRNA dihydrouridine(20/20a) synthase DusA: MPEINGKAHKFKPSRFSVAPMLDWTDRHCRYFHRLLSKEALLYTEMVTTGAIIHGKGDYLAYNEQEHPLALQLGGSDPQALAQCAKIAQERGYDEINLNVGCPSDRVQNGRFGACLMGEAALVADCVKAMQDVVDIPVTVKTRIGIDQQDSYEFLCDFIATVVKNSDCDNFIIHARKAWLSGLSPKENREIPPLDYPRVYQLKHDFPQLTLSINGGIKSLEEAKQHLQYVDGVMIGREAYQNPSLLALVDRELFNQTVPVTNTVDAVKALYPYIEQELSKGTYLGHITRHILGIFQGIPGARQWRRHLSENAHKPGADIRVIENALEMVTERM, encoded by the coding sequence ATGCCTGAAATCAACGGAAAAGCCCATAAATTCAAACCTTCCCGCTTCTCCGTTGCGCCCATGCTCGACTGGACTGACCGTCACTGCCGTTATTTCCATCGCCTATTAAGCAAGGAAGCGCTGCTTTATACCGAAATGGTCACAACGGGCGCGATTATTCATGGTAAAGGGGATTATCTGGCCTATAACGAGCAAGAGCATCCGTTGGCGCTGCAATTAGGGGGCAGTGATCCGCAGGCATTGGCGCAGTGTGCCAAGATCGCGCAGGAAAGGGGTTACGATGAAATCAATCTGAATGTCGGTTGTCCTTCTGATCGTGTGCAAAATGGCCGTTTTGGGGCTTGCCTGATGGGAGAAGCGGCGCTGGTAGCCGATTGTGTCAAAGCAATGCAAGATGTTGTGGATATCCCTGTTACCGTTAAAACCCGCATCGGAATTGATCAACAGGATAGCTACGAGTTTCTGTGTGATTTTATTGCCACTGTCGTGAAAAATAGTGATTGCGATAACTTTATTATTCATGCGCGTAAAGCGTGGTTGTCGGGTTTAAGCCCAAAAGAAAACCGCGAAATTCCGCCTTTGGATTACCCGCGCGTCTATCAATTGAAACACGATTTCCCACAACTGACGCTTTCAATTAATGGCGGCATTAAATCGTTGGAAGAAGCGAAACAGCATTTGCAATATGTCGATGGCGTAATGATTGGGCGGGAAGCCTACCAAAATCCCTCTCTTCTGGCACTTGTGGATCGTGAATTGTTTAACCAAACCGTTCCTGTGACCAATACGGTCGATGCGGTTAAGGCGCTTTATCCTTATATTGAACAAGAGTTGTCAAAAGGCACTTATTTAGGGCATATCACCCGCCATATTTTGGGTATTTTTCAGGGAATTCCGGGGGCACGTCAGTGGCGTCGCCATTTGAGCGAAAACGCCCACAAACCGGGCGCTGATATTAGGGTGATTGAAAACGCGCTGGAAATGGTGACAGAGCGGATGTAA
- a CDS encoding DUF1266 domain-containing protein, whose protein sequence is MKELLQNHPNNRAFPVNSFRIVKEAILKKRKINFLSPIQAIGLGVLWITTILLIALSTGITGLTIDTNNIPSAGYRLSAILIGFSLLGIFLSVYTFLRIKNLPAAEQKRYYMQAGLSVLPEEKRQALRLHIVGIYYDGFWAETLEHYPLESRVSQYNEKYHFLPLSDPEPHQSQIYQDWGILDENGYIKILHELWAGMHSERFAIDAVFTDGEMFKVLGSLIEESPEYVQQCSRSIAGRSPALLWGFDLWRAIVLSRNCFAAGYISEETAWKNILKTADYVYEIFGSFDEFYTNYRLGNAYWSRDFDRAKKRLKEFRFYKAYCDWPIAQLPWPEPKGIPMEQYMKDGFADAVNSILRDQMESQQNEDMLNDDSHTEIRVLH, encoded by the coding sequence ATGAAAGAGTTATTGCAAAACCATCCTAATAATAGAGCGTTTCCGGTTAACAGTTTTCGGATAGTGAAAGAGGCTATCCTGAAAAAAAGAAAGATAAATTTTCTTAGCCCCATTCAGGCGATTGGCTTAGGCGTTCTTTGGATTACAACCATTTTGTTGATTGCATTATCAACAGGTATCACCGGATTGACCATTGATACTAATAACATACCATCAGCGGGTTATAGACTGTCAGCGATATTGATTGGTTTTAGCTTATTGGGCATATTCCTTTCTGTTTATACTTTTCTTCGCATCAAAAACCTTCCCGCCGCCGAACAGAAACGTTACTACATGCAGGCCGGATTATCGGTCTTACCGGAAGAAAAGCGTCAGGCATTACGGCTGCATATTGTCGGGATTTATTACGATGGATTTTGGGCAGAAACATTGGAACATTATCCGCTTGAAAGTCGCGTCTCTCAATATAATGAGAAATATCATTTTCTGCCTTTATCTGATCCTGAGCCTCATCAATCACAAATATATCAGGATTGGGGAATTCTTGATGAAAATGGATATATAAAAATACTGCATGAATTGTGGGCAGGAATGCATTCAGAACGTTTTGCAATTGATGCGGTTTTCACGGATGGAGAAATGTTTAAAGTGCTTGGCAGTTTGATAGAAGAATCTCCCGAATATGTCCAGCAATGTTCTCGTTCCATTGCGGGTCGGTCGCCGGCGTTACTTTGGGGATTTGATCTCTGGCGAGCGATTGTATTGAGCCGTAACTGTTTTGCTGCGGGTTATATTAGTGAAGAAACGGCGTGGAAAAATATACTTAAAACCGCCGATTATGTTTATGAAATTTTCGGCAGCTTTGATGAGTTTTACACGAATTATCGGTTAGGTAATGCCTATTGGAGCCGGGATTTTGATAGGGCGAAAAAACGTCTGAAAGAGTTCCGCTTTTATAAGGCCTATTGTGATTGGCCGATTGCTCAACTCCCTTGGCCAGAACCGAAAGGAATACCGATGGAGCAATATATGAAAGATGGCTTTGCTGATGCCGTTAATTCCATTTTACGGGATCAGATGGAAAGCCAGCAAAACGAAGACATGCTGAATGATGATAGCCATACTGAGATTCGTGTATTGCACTAA
- the zur gene encoding zinc uptake transcriptional repressor Zur, translating to MKTINQKKLLAQAEAICLSRGVRLTPQRLEILRLITQQPGAISAYDLLDLLREVEPQAKPPTVYRGLEFLLEQGFIHKIESTNSYVICHHFEQPCHTSAMFICEFCGSVTEKEAKDIESAIQQLAQGTGFHLRNSVIEIHGLCFSCHEIEACTEHDTCQHNHSVEENKKR from the coding sequence ATGAAAACTATCAATCAAAAAAAGTTACTGGCACAGGCTGAAGCAATCTGCCTGTCAAGAGGGGTTCGTTTGACACCTCAACGCCTTGAAATTCTTCGTCTAATCACTCAACAGCCCGGCGCGATAAGCGCTTATGATTTGCTGGATTTGTTGCGTGAAGTCGAACCACAAGCCAAGCCCCCAACGGTTTATCGTGGGTTAGAGTTTTTGCTGGAACAAGGTTTTATTCACAAAATAGAATCCACAAACAGTTATGTGATTTGCCATCATTTCGAACAACCTTGCCATACTTCGGCGATGTTTATCTGTGAATTTTGTGGTTCAGTGACCGAAAAGGAGGCGAAAGATATTGAATCCGCCATTCAACAGTTAGCACAAGGCACCGGGTTTCATTTGCGAAATAGTGTGATAGAAATTCATGGCCTGTGTTTTTCCTGCCATGAGATTGAAGCCTGCACCGAGCACGATACCTGCCAGCATAATCATTCGGTTGAAGAGAATAAAAAGAGATAA
- the lexA gene encoding transcriptional repressor LexA, giving the protein MKALTARQQQVYDLVRDHISQTGMPPTRAEIAARLGFRSPNAAEEHLKALARKGVIEIIAGASRGIRLLLEQEDNGAGLPLIGRVAAGEPLLAQEHIESHYKVDPELFKPSADFLLRVSGMSMKDIGIMDGDLLAVHKTQDVHNGQVIVARIEDEVTVKRFKQTGNTIELIAENPEFKPIVVDLSEQNFTIEGLAVGVIRNGDWF; this is encoded by the coding sequence ATGAAAGCATTAACTGCCAGGCAGCAGCAAGTTTACGACTTGGTGCGTGACCATATTTCGCAAACGGGTATGCCACCAACACGTGCTGAAATTGCTGCACGTCTTGGTTTTCGTTCACCTAACGCAGCGGAAGAGCATTTAAAGGCACTTGCGCGTAAAGGGGTGATAGAGATTATCGCTGGTGCATCCAGAGGTATCCGTTTGCTGCTCGAACAGGAAGATAATGGGGCGGGATTGCCGCTGATCGGTCGTGTTGCTGCCGGGGAACCACTACTGGCTCAGGAACACATCGAAAGTCACTATAAGGTTGATCCTGAATTATTCAAACCAAGCGCTGATTTTCTGTTGCGTGTCAGTGGGATGTCCATGAAAGACATTGGTATTATGGACGGGGATTTACTGGCTGTGCACAAGACACAGGATGTTCATAATGGGCAAGTCATTGTGGCGCGCATTGAAGATGAAGTGACAGTAAAACGCTTCAAACAAACAGGAAACACCATTGAACTGATCGCTGAGAATCCGGAATTTAAACCTATTGTTGTTGATTTGAGTGAGCAGAATTTCACGATTGAAGGATTAGCCGTAGGCGTTATCCGTAACGGAGACTGGTTCTGA
- a CDS encoding diacylglycerol kinase: MANQATGLIRIIKAAKYSAKGIKAAWQNEAAFRQEAIVAILAVIIAFAFDFGLFERLLLIGSIMLVVIVEILNSAIEAVVDRIGSEYHELSGRAKDMGSAAVLLAILLALFTWGMIFWSHFMH, translated from the coding sequence ATGGCAAATCAAGCAACAGGTTTAATCCGCATCATTAAAGCGGCTAAGTATTCGGCGAAAGGCATTAAGGCTGCATGGCAAAATGAAGCGGCATTTCGGCAGGAAGCCATTGTTGCCATACTTGCGGTTATCATTGCATTTGCCTTCGATTTTGGCTTGTTTGAGAGACTCCTGCTTATTGGCTCTATTATGCTGGTCGTCATTGTCGAAATCCTGAATAGTGCCATCGAAGCCGTGGTGGATCGTATCGGTAGTGAATATCATGAATTATCGGGACGGGCGAAAGATATGGGATCAGCGGCTGTATTGCTTGCTATTCTTCTGGCGCTGTTTACTTGGGGAATGATCTTTTGGTCGCATTTTATGCACTGA